GGCTCAAGGCGTTTTCGGGGCGTAGAGTACTTTCAATAATCATGCGGTATCTCCCTTATAAGCCGAGGTGGTAGAGGCGATTGTTGGCAAAGCCGCGGGCGTTTTCGGGCCGCGAGCGGTAACAGGGGTCGTCTTCTGTCACCGGCCCGGCGGTGCCGAGGGCGATATCCACGCCGCGGCGGGGATAGTCGGCGCTGGGGTCGAGGGGGTGCGGGCAGGTGTGCAGCAGCGCCAACGTGTCCATCTCAAAACGCAGTGTGACGCTTTTACCGGGCTGGCAATGACCCGGCACATAGCGCAGCTTGCCTTCGTCGTCGCTCTCGACCCGGGAGAAGAGGTTGAGATTGGCGGCCATATCCCGACGACCCAGGCCGTACTTGGCGAGCTCCACCAGAAAGGCGTCGAAACCGGTGAGGGTCCAGTCGTTGTGGGCCTGCTGATAGCTGACCGGCTGCCAGCCTTTTTTCAGCAGATGATGGGGCATCAGGTTGCCGCCAACGCTATCGTGCCAGCCCAGGTCATCATGGGTGATGGAGGCAAAAATGCGCCCCATATCGGAGTAAAGGCAGTGGCCCTGAGTCAGCTTAAAGGTGTGCTGGCACTTTAAGGTGTCCGGCAGGTTTAAGCGTTCCAGCAGGTTTTCCGGGTTGTAGCACAAAAACCCTACGTTGCTGTCGGCTTCCTGCGCGGTCAGGGTTAAAGTGGTGCCGCGGCGCAGGCGTAGCGACCAGTGGTGGCCGCCGGGTAAATGGGTGGTGTAAGCGGGTTCGCTATTCATAGCAGCGTCTGTCATAGCAGCGTCTCCTGGGTGTGGGTTTTCAGGCCGCCTTGTTGAAGCGCCTCTTGTACATCTGTTGAGGGACGGTCTCTCGAAATGGGCAGGTCGTAGGTGATCGTGGCCCCAAACGCTTCCGGTGCCTGTGGGTCGTGGCGGGTTTTATCGAAGACCCACAGTCGGGTGCCCAGCTCAAACGCCTCTTTAAGATCGTGGGTGATCATAAAGATGGTGAGCTGCTGCTCTTGCCACAGGCGGTTGATCAGCACGTGCATATCCTGACGAATGCCCGGGTCCAGGGCGCCGAAAGGCTCATCAAGCAACAAAATACGCGGCCGCATCATCAGCGCCTGGGCGATGGCCAGGCGCTGCTGCATACCACCGGAAAGCTCGTGGGGGTATTTGTTAAGCGCGTGATCCAGGCCGACTTCGTCGATACGAGCGCGGGCTTTTTCCACAGCGCGACGCTTGGCGGCACCGAAACTCTTGCCCAACAGCCTGGAACTGTGTAGCTCATCGGCAATCATCACGTTACCGAGCACGGTTAAGTGTGGGAACACCGAGTACTTCTGGAACACCACGCCGCGATCCGGCCCCGGTTCATTGGGAATGGGCTGATCATCCAGGGTTAAGCTGCCTCGTGAGGTGGCTTCGGTGCCCAGCAGCATTTTCAAAAAGGTGGTTTTACCGCAACCCGAGGCACCCACTAAGGTGACAAACTCGCCAGCCTCAACGCTGAAATTAAGGTTTTCCAGCACCACGTGATTCCCGTAGTGCTTTTCTAACCGTTTGGCCGCCAGCAGGCTCATGAATTATCTCCTTCGCCTGCGTGGTACCACGGGAATGCCAGCCGCGACACCCAGGCCAACAGTTGGTCAAGCAGGAACGCCAGCAGGGTGATCCAGGCCACATAGGGCAGGATTATGTCCATGGAAAGATAACGACGGACGAGAAAGATGCGGTAGCCAAGACCTTCCTGGGCGGCAATCGCTTCGGCGGCGATCAAAAACAGCCAGGCGGTGCCCAGGGCCAGGCGGGTGGCGTTGATGAGTCGTGGGGTCAGTTGTGGCAACAATACTCTGATCAGCACCTGCCAGGAGCTGGCGCCTAGGGTTTGTGCCTTGATCAACTGCTCGTCAGGAAGTCGCAAGGCATGACCTTGTATATCGCGGATCAGAAAGGGGGTTACGCCTATCACGATCAGCGCGATTTTGGCGGCTTCGCCCGTGCCAAAAGCGATAAACAGAATGGGCAGTACCGCCATGGGGGGAATCAGCGATAGCACCGTAATAAGCGGTGAAAACTTGGCGCGAATAATCGGTAGACCGCCACTTAAAAGCCCTACCGTGAGCCCGAGTGTGGCACTAATGGCGACACCAATGAGTAACCGTTCGAGGCTGGCAGCCGTGTCTGCCCAGAGGACGATATCACCGGTGCGGCGGTTGGCTTCTGTTGCCAGTGTGATAAAAGTTTCGGCCATGGTGGCTGGGGCTGGGAGCAGGCGGTCGTCAGGATTATCGGCGAGGCGTGCTGTCGATAAGCCGATATAAACCATGGCAATCAGCAGGAGTGGCACCAGCCCGAGCAGCCAGCGTCCTCCTCGTGACGGGGTAATATTAATGAATCGCTTCATGGACGATTTCCATCAGCAGAGAAAGCAGAGGTCGGCGCTGACATCCAGCGCCGATGGCTATCGATGGGGTTATTCCTGAGCGTCGATATAGGCCTGAGTGAAGCTTGGATCGAAGCGCAGGTTAATGTTGCCCTCGTCGCCAAACACACCTTGGGGCGTTTCTATGCCGACGACTTCAGCATCGGGCGCCATATCACCCAGCAAACCATGTTCAAAACTGAATTCGGCGACCCGTTGCATGGTGGTGAGTAGCTCTTCGCCCTGGATAAGCGTCAGGGCTTCGCTGGGATCGGTGTACATCCGGGTTGCGTCGAGCTGGGCGCGGTAGCCTTCAAGGTCGGTGCCTGCCGCGTTGGCCATCTGGCTTAGGGCTTCTTCATCATCGGCTGCCATCAGCGCCATGACTTCATACCAAGCGCCTACCAGGGCATGGCCAAAATCGGGATTGGCCGCCAGGGTATCGGTATTAACCACCATGAGGTCCAGAATCTCGCCGGGAATCTCGCTGGAATTGAAAACCAGGTGGCTGTCTTCCAGATCAGTGACAGTGGAAAGCTGCGGGTTCCAGGTCACTACGGCGTCGACTTCATCGCGGCTGGCAAAAAGACTGGCGATATCGGCGTCACCGGTATTCACCGTGGTGACATCGCGCTCGCTCATGCCGACGCTGTCTAGCGCCCGGGCCAGGAGATAATGCGATACGCTGAACTGGACCAGATTGACGTCGCGCCCAGCAATGTCCTCAAGGTTGTCGGTATTTTTGAGCACAACGCCGTCGTTACCGTCTGAATAGTCGCCGACGATAAGCGCGGTGGAATCGACCCCGCTGGCGGCAGGAATGGTCAAGGCGTCCATATTGGTCATGGCGCAGCCGTCAACGTTGCCAGAGGTAAACTGGTTGATTGATTCGACGTAGTCATTCACCTGGACGATATCAACGTTGATGTCGTACTTGTCGGCCCATTTATCCATGATGCCGCTGTCGTCGAGATAGCCCCATGGCATCCACCCGGCATAGATAGACCAGCAGACGCTAAATTCATCGCGTTCTTGTGCTTGAACGGGGGTGCTAGTGAGCGATGCGGCCAGCAGTGCGGCAGAGAGTGGGAGCGACAAGGTTGTAGCAGATAAACGAATGGAACGGGTCATGGCAGCCTCCAGCGGCTAAGAGAAAACTCGGGGGCATCGGCGCATCGCTGCACCTTATCCTCCCGGGCTTTTGTCCCGCCGTGTAACCTACCGCTTTAGCGTTAGGTCGATTGCTCTCGGACCAGCCACATCCATCAGGGGTCATACGTTGATGGTGTCGGAACCCTAGCGATCTATTGGAAACTGAATTGTCTGGCAGCGTTAGCTACCGATACCCCGATTGTTACGCTTATATACCTAGCAAAATCGTGGCCGATTTAATCTAATTCTTTGAATTTCAGATAATTAGATTTAATACACCGTTAAGGTGACAGGTGCAGCGACTCGCTTTATGCATTTTAATGGTGCGTAAACGTTGGCTTCTGCACCGGTTTGATCCGATTGGTCAGCGTCAAAGCGGCGTTTTACTTCCTTTACCAGGAATTTCCCGTACTAGCCGCGGCATTAAGAACCCCGGCAAATGGTCGCGCAGCGCAGTCACCAGCTCGCGGGCTTCTTCATCCGGTACATCAAAATGCGCAGCGCCCTGAACGGGGTCCAGCACGTGCAGGTAGTAGGGCAGTATGCCCGCCTCGAACAGCCGTTCAGACAGTGTGGCTAAGGTTGTCACGTCGTCGTTAACATCGCGCAGCAGGACACTTTGGTTGAGTAGTGTCGCACCCGCTTGTTTAAGCCGAGCGCAGGCATCGACTACTGCCTGATCAATCTCGTTGGCGTGGTTGATATGCAGTACCACAACTTTTTGCAAGCGGGTCGAGGCCAGCCAGCCAAGCAGGGCGTCATCAACCCGGTCAGGGATTACCACCGGAAGCCGCGTGTGAATGCGCAGCCGTTTGAGATGCGGGATGCTTTCAAGCTGCTCGACCAGCCAGGCCAGTTGGCGGTCATTGGCCGCCAGCGGATCACCACCGGAGAGAATCGCCTCGTGAATGGAGGTGTCGGCGCGTAGGTAGTCGAGGGCTTCCTGCCACTGTGCCCTGGAGGGTGAGTTGTCGCTGTAAGGAAAATGGCGGCGAAAGCAGTAGCGGCAGTTGATCGCACAATTGGGGCTGGCGATCAGCAACACGCGGCCCGCATACTTGTGAATCAGCCCTTTGGCAGGCTGATGATCGGCCTCTTCGAGGGGATCGGTCACGTAGTTGGGCGGCGTCAGAGCCTCGTCGTCGAGCGGTAGCACCTGACGCAACAGTGGGTCATGAGGGTCGCCGGGGGTAATGCGCGATAAATAGGCGTCGGGTACGCAGATATCAAACAGTTGGTGCCCTGTTTGAGCACCCGGCAGCCATTCATCGCTCAACGCAAGCTGCTGGCACAGGGCCGCCGGGTCGCGAATCGCCTGGGAGAGCTGCCGCTGCCAAGACGCAACTTGGGTCGTGGGGCGCTTGTCGGCGATAATGATGTTCTCCTGCAAAAAGCCCTCCTTCGGGTTATCATGCGCGCACTTATCCAAAAACGATCCTCAGAGGCGAAGCGATACATCGCGCCTCACGTTACTGAAATGCATCATTGAGAGGCAATATGGCGAACTATTCTACCAACGAATTCAAGGGCGGTCTGAAAGTAATGCTCGACGGTGATCCTTGCTCGATCATAGAGAACGAGCTGGTCAAGCCGGGCAAAGGCCAAGCCTTTAACCGCGTCAAGCTGCGTAACCTGATGACCGGCCGCGTGGGCGAGCGTACCTTTAAATCGGGTGATTCGTTAGAGGGTGCCGACGTCATGGAGCTGGAGATGGAGTATCTCTATAACGATAGCGAAATGTGGTACTTCATGAAAACCGATGGCTCCTTCGAGCAGTATGCGGTGGAAAAGAAAGCGCTCGGCGAGACCGAAAAATGGTTAAAGGAGCAGGTGCCTTATACCGTTACCTTGTGGAACGACAACGCTATCCAGGTATCAGCCCCCAATTTTATCGAGCTGGAAGTGGTTGAAACCGACCCGGGTTTGAAAGGCGATACCGCCCAAGGCGGCTCCAAGCCTGCGACTTTGTCTTCCGGTGCGGTGGTGCGTGTGCCGCTGTTTATCAATGAGGGGGAAGTCCTCAAGATTGATACGCGTAGTGGTGAATACGTCTCGCGTGCCTAAGAAGGCTCCAGGAACGTAGCATATTGACAGCCACGCCCCAGCGCGTGGCTTTATTTTTTGGAGAAAGGCCAATGACGGAAAGTTGGCGACCGACGGCAACCATCGACACGCTGCGTGAGCGAGCCCGTTTACTGGCGAGCGTACGGCGTTTTTTTGCTGCGCGCGATGTGCTGGAGGTTGAGACGCCGGTTTTAGGGCAGGGCGGCAGCACCGATGTCCATCTGGTCTCGCTTGCCACAATGGCGCGTACCGATAAAGGCCAGCGTCGGCTGTGGCTGCAAACCTCGCCGGAATTTCATATGAAGAGGCTGCTGGCGGCGGGTAGCGGTCCTATTTTTCAGCTGGCAAGAAGCTTCCGCGATGGCGAAGTGGGCGCCCGGCACAACCTCGAATTCACCATGCTGGAATGGTACCGCCCAGGATTTACCCTGGCAGATCTGATCGACGAAACGACCACCTTGGTCGCTAATATTCTGCCTAGTTTTTACGGGCCGGTGGTGCATTACCGTTATCGTCAGCTGTTTCATACCCATTTAGCGGTCGACCCGTTCACTACCTCGCTAGAGGCATTGCGCAGGCTGGCAACTGATCACGGTCAGATGCCGAATGGGGCGATGGCGAACGAGGGGCGCGATACGTGCCTCGATTTGTTGATGGGGCTGGTGATAGAACCGCAGTTAGGGCGCAACGAACTGAGTGTGGTGGTGGATTACCCGGCAAGCCAGGCGGCGCTGGCACGTCGCCATCAAGATACTGACGGTGAGTGGGTTGCCTCACGCTTTGAGCTTTACCTAAACGGCATTGAATTGGCCAACGGTTACGATGAACTGACCGATGCGGCTGAGCAGCGTGCCCGCTTTATTGAAGATAACGCCGAGCGCCGCCGTTTGGGCTTGCCTGAGGTGGACGTGGATGAACGCCTGCTGGCCGCCCTTGACCATGGCATGCCAGATGGGGCTGGGGTGGCGCTGGGAATTGACCGTCTGGTGCAGCTGGCGCTTGGCAAAGCACGCCTGGAAGACGTGCTGGCGTTCTCGACGCCTAATTGCTAGATATTGGCATTAGCGATCAATAACTCCCCAGTGACTCTCCCATGCTGACCATCGTGGCGAGGGGTCGCTCTTCGAAATTGACCGGTTTGGCAAAGCACATCACCACCGTGGAGCCGAGCTTGAAGCGGCCCATTTCAGCGCCTTTTTCCAGGGTGACCGGTTGGCCAAACTGCATGCGCTGAGGATGGCCGGAAAGCGGTGTGACCTGGCCCGACCAGACGGTTTCGATCGCCGCGACGATCATGGCGCCCACCAGGACCATGGCCATTGGCCCCTGTTCGGTATCAAAGATGCACACCAGTCGTTCGTTGCGGGCAAATAGACCCGGCACATAGTTGGCCGTGGCCTGGTTGACCGAGAACAGCCTTCCGGGGACGTAGATCATTTCCCGCAGCGTGCCGGTGACCGGCATATGCACTCGATGGTAGTCCTTTGGCGAGAGGTACACCGTCGCAAAGCTGCCGCCGAGAAACTCTTCTGCCAGCGCTGTATCGCCGCCGAGCAGGGTTTGCGCCGAGTAGGTATGTCCCTTGGCTTGAACGAGCTGGCCAGCCTGGAAGCGGCCATACTGTGAAAGTGTGCCGTCGGCGGGACTGATAATGCCTTCGTGAATCGGACGGGCATCCTCTTTTAGCGCGCGAGTAAAAAAGTCGTTAAAGGTGGTATAGGCCGCCGGGTCAGGCTCCAGCGCCTGGCTCATATCCACGTTAAAGCGCCTGATAAAGGCGTTGATCAGAGTGTTTTTGACCCAGGGATTATCACACTGGGCAAACAGGCCGGTCAGACGCGAGAGCGCGTGGTGAGGCAGCGGGTACTGAATCAGCGAAAAAGCTTTTTGGGAAAAGGTCACAATAATATCTTCACTTCTCGATCGGCGTGTCGTCGCGGTTGCCCCATTCACCCCAGGAGCCCGCATAGCCGCGCATGTTAAAGCCTAGCGCCTTGCCGACCAGCCAGGTGAAGCTGCTGCGGTGGTGACTTTGGCAGTGGGTGGCGATTTCCATTTCAGGGGTCAGGCCGAGCGCACCGAGCTCGGTCACCAGTTCGGCGTAATCGCGAATGCGCAGAGCCCGGTGGCGATCCATGACGTTCAGCCAATCCATGTTGACCGCCCCCGGAATATGTCCAAGATGCTTATTGTTACCCTTCTCGCCGTCGTATTCGGCGGTTGAGCGTGCATCCCAGATGGCAAACTGTTTATCGTCGAGCTTCTGTTTGATCTCGTCGGCGGTAATCAGCGCCTGGGGATTGAGTATTTCGGCCTGATAATCGCTGGGTGTAGGCGCTGAGGGCTCGGTGCTTTCTTCAAGTCCTTCATCGCGCCAAGCGTGTATGCCGCCGTTCAGATAGGAATAGCGGGTATGGCCGATAAGCTCCAGCGTCCACAGTAGCCGCGCCGCCCAGCCGCCGCCTTCGTCATCGTAGGCGACGACATGGGTATCGCGGGTAAGGCCGAGCGCGCTGAACAGCCGCGAAAGCGCCTCAACGCTGGGCACATCGTTGGGAACAGGCCCTTCACCACGCATCAAATAGCGGAAGTCGAGGAAAATGGCGCCAGGCACATGGCCCTGGCGGTAGCTGTCGGGGTTTACCGGCACATCGATGATAAGTAGCTGAGGGTCGTCCAGGCGTTCCTGAAGTTGCTCGGGCTCAACAATCAAAGGTAGCACGTTGGTTTCAGACGAGTGGCTCTCGGTGCTCATGGGCGACTCCTTATGGGTTCAGCATTCAGGCTATCAACAATACGCCTGTAGCTGGCAAATCGTTCGGG
This window of the Halomonas sp. SH5A2 genome carries:
- a CDS encoding urea amidolyase associated protein UAAP1; this translates as MTDAAMNSEPAYTTHLPGGHHWSLRLRRGTTLTLTAQEADSNVGFLCYNPENLLERLNLPDTLKCQHTFKLTQGHCLYSDMGRIFASITHDDLGWHDSVGGNLMPHHLLKKGWQPVSYQQAHNDWTLTGFDAFLVELAKYGLGRRDMAANLNLFSRVESDDEGKLRYVPGHCQPGKSVTLRFEMDTLALLHTCPHPLDPSADYPRRGVDIALGTAGPVTEDDPCYRSRPENARGFANNRLYHLGL
- a CDS encoding ABC transporter ATP-binding protein — encoded protein: MSLLAAKRLEKHYGNHVVLENLNFSVEAGEFVTLVGASGCGKTTFLKMLLGTEATSRGSLTLDDQPIPNEPGPDRGVVFQKYSVFPHLTVLGNVMIADELHSSRLLGKSFGAAKRRAVEKARARIDEVGLDHALNKYPHELSGGMQQRLAIAQALMMRPRILLLDEPFGALDPGIRQDMHVLINRLWQEQQLTIFMITHDLKEAFELGTRLWVFDKTRHDPQAPEAFGATITYDLPISRDRPSTDVQEALQQGGLKTHTQETLL
- a CDS encoding ABC transporter permease, translating into MKRFINITPSRGGRWLLGLVPLLLIAMVYIGLSTARLADNPDDRLLPAPATMAETFITLATEANRRTGDIVLWADTAASLERLLIGVAISATLGLTVGLLSGGLPIIRAKFSPLITVLSLIPPMAVLPILFIAFGTGEAAKIALIVIGVTPFLIRDIQGHALRLPDEQLIKAQTLGASSWQVLIRVLLPQLTPRLINATRLALGTAWLFLIAAEAIAAQEGLGYRIFLVRRYLSMDIILPYVAWITLLAFLLDQLLAWVSRLAFPWYHAGEGDNS
- a CDS encoding putative urea ABC transporter substrate-binding protein; the encoded protein is MTRSIRLSATTLSLPLSAALLAASLTSTPVQAQERDEFSVCWSIYAGWMPWGYLDDSGIMDKWADKYDINVDIVQVNDYVESINQFTSGNVDGCAMTNMDALTIPAASGVDSTALIVGDYSDGNDGVVLKNTDNLEDIAGRDVNLVQFSVSHYLLARALDSVGMSERDVTTVNTGDADIASLFASRDEVDAVVTWNPQLSTVTDLEDSHLVFNSSEIPGEILDLMVVNTDTLAANPDFGHALVGAWYEVMALMAADDEEALSQMANAAGTDLEGYRAQLDATRMYTDPSEALTLIQGEELLTTMQRVAEFSFEHGLLGDMAPDAEVVGIETPQGVFGDEGNINLRFDPSFTQAYIDAQE
- the epmB gene encoding EF-P beta-lysylation protein EpmB, translated to MQENIIIADKRPTTQVASWQRQLSQAIRDPAALCQQLALSDEWLPGAQTGHQLFDICVPDAYLSRITPGDPHDPLLRQVLPLDDEALTPPNYVTDPLEEADHQPAKGLIHKYAGRVLLIASPNCAINCRYCFRRHFPYSDNSPSRAQWQEALDYLRADTSIHEAILSGGDPLAANDRQLAWLVEQLESIPHLKRLRIHTRLPVVIPDRVDDALLGWLASTRLQKVVVLHINHANEIDQAVVDACARLKQAGATLLNQSVLLRDVNDDVTTLATLSERLFEAGILPYYLHVLDPVQGAAHFDVPDEEARELVTALRDHLPGFLMPRLVREIPGKGSKTPL
- the efp gene encoding elongation factor P, giving the protein MANYSTNEFKGGLKVMLDGDPCSIIENELVKPGKGQAFNRVKLRNLMTGRVGERTFKSGDSLEGADVMELEMEYLYNDSEMWYFMKTDGSFEQYAVEKKALGETEKWLKEQVPYTVTLWNDNAIQVSAPNFIELEVVETDPGLKGDTAQGGSKPATLSSGAVVRVPLFINEGEVLKIDTRSGEYVSRA
- the epmA gene encoding EF-P lysine aminoacylase EpmA; this translates as MTESWRPTATIDTLRERARLLASVRRFFAARDVLEVETPVLGQGGSTDVHLVSLATMARTDKGQRRLWLQTSPEFHMKRLLAAGSGPIFQLARSFRDGEVGARHNLEFTMLEWYRPGFTLADLIDETTTLVANILPSFYGPVVHYRYRQLFHTHLAVDPFTTSLEALRRLATDHGQMPNGAMANEGRDTCLDLLMGLVIEPQLGRNELSVVVDYPASQAALARRHQDTDGEWVASRFELYLNGIELANGYDELTDAAEQRARFIEDNAERRRLGLPEVDVDERLLAALDHGMPDGAGVALGIDRLVQLALGKARLEDVLAFSTPNC
- the asd gene encoding archaetidylserine decarboxylase (Phosphatidylserine decarboxylase is synthesized as a single chain precursor. Generation of the pyruvoyl active site from a Ser is coupled to cleavage of a Gly-Ser bond between the larger (beta) and smaller (alpha chains). It is an integral membrane protein.), which codes for MTFSQKAFSLIQYPLPHHALSRLTGLFAQCDNPWVKNTLINAFIRRFNVDMSQALEPDPAAYTTFNDFFTRALKEDARPIHEGIISPADGTLSQYGRFQAGQLVQAKGHTYSAQTLLGGDTALAEEFLGGSFATVYLSPKDYHRVHMPVTGTLREMIYVPGRLFSVNQATANYVPGLFARNERLVCIFDTEQGPMAMVLVGAMIVAAIETVWSGQVTPLSGHPQRMQFGQPVTLEKGAEMGRFKLGSTVVMCFAKPVNFEERPLATMVSMGESLGSY
- a CDS encoding sulfurtransferase; the encoded protein is MSTESHSSETNVLPLIVEPEQLQERLDDPQLLIIDVPVNPDSYRQGHVPGAIFLDFRYLMRGEGPVPNDVPSVEALSRLFSALGLTRDTHVVAYDDEGGGWAARLLWTLELIGHTRYSYLNGGIHAWRDEGLEESTEPSAPTPSDYQAEILNPQALITADEIKQKLDDKQFAIWDARSTAEYDGEKGNNKHLGHIPGAVNMDWLNVMDRHRALRIRDYAELVTELGALGLTPEMEIATHCQSHHRSSFTWLVGKALGFNMRGYAGSWGEWGNRDDTPIEK